A single Panthera tigris isolate Pti1 chromosome A3, P.tigris_Pti1_mat1.1, whole genome shotgun sequence DNA region contains:
- the UBOX5 gene encoding RING finger protein 37 isoform X2 has protein sequence MVINLCLPQFRPRIYCNKISADGYEVENLISEDLTKRSHGFRTEYFIKPPVYVIVSFPFSVEICRINIDLTAGGGQNVTGLEMYTSALSSRASWNAPECRTPGPAEPSIPDKEAFTLVGKVLLKNQSQVVFSHRGFKARPPFGPMDATLPSPAVVAQELWNKGAFSLSHVVHLKICITHVTGSGIPCIKRLEVWGQPAKTCSQEVIDSVLLVASESLPQDLTLQAPALPMESDCDPGSLSEGQQAPSSLQELAEVIQDVPEEFLDPITLEIMPCPMLLPSGKVIDQSTLEKCNRSEAAWGRVPSDPFTGVAFTPHSQPLPHPSLKARIDHFLLQHSIPGCHLLGRAQTALAVTPSSIALPSRKRKMEQTEHAPDSSLGVNASCFSTTSLLVSPTTSEHTAKKMKAASELGLTHMDCSTGPVSHEQKLSQSLEVALTSTLGSMPSFTARLTRGQLQQLGTRESSASWRPGAASAWEHPGARMCLLQKSVFSLLQKGACVPAPLWPPPMPALPG, from the exons ATGGTCATAAATCTTTGCCTCCCACAGTTCAGACCAAGAATTTACTGCAACAAG ATATCAGCTGATGGTTATGAAGTAGAAAATCTCATCTCTGAAGACCTGACAAAGAGAAGTCATGGTTTTAGGACAGAGTATTTCATTAAGCCACCGGTCTACGTGATAGTTTCCTTTCCCTTCAGTGTGGAAATCTGTAGGATTAACATAGACCTCACAGCTGGGGGAGGCCAGAATGTCACCGGCCTGGAAATGTACACATCTGCCTTATCCAGCAGAGCATCTTGGAATGCCCCCGAGTGTCGGACCCCGGGCCCCGCCGAGCCGTCCATCCCAGACAAGGAGGCGTTCACCTTAGTAGGCAAAGTCTTATTGAAAAACCAGAGCCAAGTGGTGTTTAGTCACAGGGGCTTCAAGGCCAGGCCACCTTTTGGCCCAATGGACGCCACACTCCCCTCTCCTGCTGTTGTGGCACAGGAGCTGTGGAATAAAGGGGCTTTTTCCCTTAGCCACGTGGTCCATCTCAAGATCTGTATCACCCACGTGACAGGCAGCGGTATCCCTTGCATCAAACGATTGGAAGTGTGGGGTCAGCCAGCTAAAACCTGCTCTCAGGAGGTGATAGACAGTGTCCTGCTGGTTGCCTCAGAGAGCCTCCCTCAGGACTTGACTCTGCAGGCCCCAGCCTTGCCCATGGAGAGTGACTGTGATCCCGGAAGCCTGTCTGAGGGCCAGCAGGCCCCCTCCAGCCTGCAGGAGCTAGCCGAGGTGATTCAGGATGTGCCTGAGGAGTTCCTGGATCCCATCACCCTGGAGATCATGCCTTGCCCCATGCTGCTGCCTTCAGGCAAGGTCATCGACCAGAGCACGCTGGAAAAGTGTAACCGCAGCGAAGCCGCCTGGGGCCGAGTGCCCAGTGACCCTTTCACGGGGGTAGCCTTTACTCCAcactcccagcccctgcctcacccctccctgaAGGCCCGGATCGACCATTTCCTGCTCCAGCACTCCATTCCGGGCTGCCATCTGCTTGGGAGAGCACAGACTGCGTTGGCAGTGACACCTTCTTCCATTGCTCTGCCCTCTCGGAAAAGGAAGATGGAGCAGACTGAACATGCCCCGGACAGTAGCCTTGGGGTAAACGCTTCCTGTTTTTCTACCACAAGCCTTCTGGTCTCACCCACTACCTCAGAGCACACCgctaagaaaatgaaagctgCCAGTGAACTTGGGCTGACACATATGGACTGCTCAACAG GTCCCGTGTCCCACGAGCAGAAGCTGTCACAGAGCTTGGAAGTTGCCTTGACATCGACTCTTGGCTCCATGCCCTCCTTCACGGCTCGGCTGACCCGGGGACAGCTCCAACAGCTCGGCACAAGAGAGAGCAGCGCCTCCTGGAGGCCAGGCGCCGCCTCGG CCTGGGAGCATCCCGGGGCCCGAATGTGCCTCCTGCAAAAGAGCGTTTTCTCCCTACTTCAAAAAGGAGCCTGTGTACCAGCTCCCCTGTGGCCACCTCCTATGCCGGCCCTGCCTGGGTGA
- the FASTKD5 gene encoding FAST kinase domain-containing protein 5, mitochondrial, protein MALAICRRFPGSFCGTPPCPALIKHHVNKKLPGQTCKDCVLTAKTISTDTRTTATLKLLKPLGYRAFCSPFAYSTAQSVTYWNVGSYTQPRGQEPPEHSGFCHPAKKVENIHSISSSQRILTTSSTFPGLEFSRTSASKASTLKPGSHRAAGVEDNIEIFDSFEDPRGFLQLRPEYQLHSYNRSETCQPLSVSEGELILHKVTVHQDNLQPQVIADYFCKLSSLPAEQHPVLLSSTSFALLCQLSVKNIQFFDVPELISILKAFVSLGIPHSHSVLGVYEIRFCSKVWEMSLDQLLLVADLWRNLGRRVPRFLKIFFSYLNLHWKDLSLSQLIHLIYIIGESRHAPQDLMQKLESLILKYIDFINLEEVGTICLGFFKSSSNLSEYVMRRIGDLACADMQHLSSYALVNILKMFRFTHVDHGNFMKQFGQIAPQRIPFLGVQGVMHLTLACSALRILDEGIMNAVAASLPPRVAYCRSKDVAKILWSFGTLNYKPPNTEEFYSSLINEIHRKMPEFSRYPEHLLTCLLGLAFSEYFPLELINFALSPGFVKLAQERSKFELTKELYTLDGTVGIECLDYRGNRLSAHLQQEGSEMLWNLARKDMCSKPEFLEALFLLENMLGGPQYIKHHMILPHTRSSDLEVQLDVNMKPLPFNKEAIPIKDEAKLRLKHVGVSITDDLMNQLLKGKSRECFQGEIASETEQRKRELENAPIPSGTSLCNVADRLGAMEMAGPCPPACTQAPQVKLAIQLTNKNQYCYGSRDLLGLHNMKRRQLNRLGYRVVEVSHWEWLPLLKRTRLEKLMFLHEKVFTSAL, encoded by the coding sequence ATGGCTCTTGCGATATGCCGAAGATTTCCAGGTAGTTTCTGTGGAACGCCTCCCTGTCCAGCTCTAATCAAGCACCATGTAAACAAGAAATTGCCTGGACAAACCTGTAAGGACTGTGTTCTGACTGCCAAAACGATCAGTACTGACACCAGAACAACAGCCACTCTCAAGTTGTTAAAACCTTTAGGATATCGAGCGTTTTGCAGTCCTTTTGCCTACAGCACAGCCCAAAGTGTGACATATTGGAATGTGGGAAGCTACACACAGCCGAGGGGACAGGAGCCTCCAGAACACAGCGGCTTCTGCCATCCTGCCAAAAAAGTTGAGAACATTCATAGCATTTCCTCCTCTCAGAGGATCCTGACGACCAGCAGTACCTTCCCAGGTTTGGAATTCAGCAGGACTTCTGCCTCTAAGGCCAGCACGTTGAAGCCAGGCTCACACAGGGCTGCGGGAGTTGAAGACAATATAGAAATTTTTGATTCCTTTGAAGACCCCCGAGGTTTCCTACAGCTAAGACCAGAGTACCAGCTTCACAGCTATAACAGATCTGAGACTTGCCAGCCCCTGTCTGTTTCGGAAGGTGAATTAATTTTGCACAAAGTCACAGTTCATCAAGATAATCTCCAGCCTCAAGTCATTGCTGATTATTTCTGTAAGCTGAGCTCTTTGCCTGCAGAGCAGCATCCTGTTTTGCTGTCCAGCACCAGCTTTGCTTTGCTCTGCCAGCTGAGTGTGAAAAACATACAGTTCTTTGATGTCCCGGAGTTGATCAGTATTTTGAAGGCCTTTGTCAGTTTGGGAATCCCTCACTCGCATTCAGTGCTAGGTGTGTATGAAATCAGATTTTGCAGTAAGGTGTGGGAGATGAGTCTGGATCAACTTCTCTTGGTGGCCGATCTCTGGCGAAACTTGGGTCGCAGAGTACCtcggtttttaaaaatcttttttagttATCTTAATCTGCACTGGAAAGACCTATCCTTGTCCCAGCTGATTCACTTAATTTATATTATAGGTGAAAGTCGTCACGCACCCCAAGACCTAATGCAAAAACTGGAATCATTGATTCTCAAGTACATAGATTTTATCAACTTAGAGGAGGTTGGTACAATCTGTTTGGGGTTCTTTAAATCAAGTAGTAATCTCTCTGAATACGTCATGCGGAGAATTGGAGACTTGGCTTGTGCTGACATGCAGCATCTGAGCAGTTATGCCTTAGTGAATATTCTTAAGATGTTCCGTTTCACTCACGTGGATCACGGAAATTTCATGAAGCAATTTGGCCAGATTGCTCCTCAGCGAATCCCTTTTCTAGGAGTTCAGGGTGTCATGCACCTGACTCTTGCTTGCTCAGCCTTACGCATCCTGGATGAAGGGATAATGAATGCTGTGGCTGCTTCTTTGCCTCCAAGGGTGGCATATTGCCGAAGTAAAGATGTTGCCAAGATTCTGTGGTCATTTGGAACTCTGAATTATAAGCCACCCAATACAGAAGAGTTTTATTCTAGCCTGATAAATGAGATTCACAGAAAGATGCCTGAGTTCAGTCGATATCCAGAACACCTGCTCACCTGCCTGCTGGGCCTGGCATTCTCTGAGTACTTTCCATTAGAGCTCATCAATTTTGCTTTGAGTCCAGGGTTCGTCAAGTTAGCTCAGGAGAGAAGTAAGTTTGAACTCACTAAGGAGCTATATACTCTTGATGGTACAGTTGGCATCGAGTGTCTAGATTACAGAGGCAATCGTCTTAGTGCTCACCTTCAGCAAGAGGGGTCGGAAATGCTGTGGAATTTAGCAAGGAAGGATATGTGCTCAAAGCCTGAATTCCTGGAAGCTCTCTTTTTACTAGAGAACATGTTGGGTGGGCCCCAGTACatcaaacaccatatgattttgcCTCATACCCGATCTTCTGACTTAGAGGTCCAGCTTGATGTTAACATGAAGCCATTACCCTTTAACAAAGAAGCCATACCAATTAAGGATGAAGCCAAATTAAGGCTTAAGCATGTGGGAGTCAGCATTACAGATGATTTGATGAATCAGCTACTAAAAGGGAAATCAAGAGAATGTTTCCAGGGAGAGATTGCATCAGAGACTGAACAGCGGAAAAGGGAGTTAGAGAACGCACCTATACCTTCGGGGACCTCCCTTTGCAATGTGGCAGACAGATTGGGGGCTATGGAGATGGCTGGCCCTTGTCCCCCAGCTTGCACGCAGGCCCCACAAGTGAAGCTGGCTATTCAGTTGACAAATAAAAACCAGTACTGCTATGGTTCCAGGGATCTGCTTGGACTGCACAATATGAAGAGGCGGCAGCTGAATCGGCTTGGGTACCGTGTAGTAGAGGTATCCCACTGGGAATGGCTCCCACTGTTGAAACGAACTCGCTTAGAAAAGCTGATGTTCCTCCATGAGAAAGTGTTCACCTCTGCTCTCTGA
- the LZTS3 gene encoding leucine zipper putative tumor suppressor 3 isoform X1 has product MAKLETLPVRADPGRDPLLAFAPRPSELGPPDPRLAMGSVGSGVAHAQEFAMKSVGTRTGGGGSQGSFPGPRSSGGGASRERPGRYPSEDKALANSLYLNGELRGSDHTDVCGNVVGSSGGSSSSGGSDKAPPQYREPSHPPKLLATSGKLDQCSEPLVRPSAFKPVVPKNFHSMQNLCPPQTNGTPEGRQGPGGLKGGLDKSRTMTPAGGGGGGLSDSGRNSLTSLPTYSSSYSQHLAPLSASTSHINRIGTASYGGGSGGSSGGGSGYQDLGTSDSGRASSKSGSSSSMGRPGHLGSGEGGGGGLPFAACSPPSPSALIQELEERLWEKEQEVAALRRSLEQSEAAVAQVLEERQKAWERELAELRQGCSGKLQQVARRAQRAQQGLQLQVLRLQQDKKQLQEEAARLMRQREELEDKVAACQKEQADFLPRMEETKWEVCQKAGEISLLKQQLKDSQADVSQKLSEIVGLRSQLREGRASLREKEEQLLSLRDSFGSKQASLELGEAELPAACLKPALTPVDPAEPQDALATCESDEAKMRRQAGVAAAASLVSLDGEADAGGESGTRALRREVGRLQAELAAERRARERQGASFAEERRVWLEEKEKVIEYQKQLQLSYVEMYQRNQQLERRLRERGAAGGASTPTPQHGEEKKAWTPSRLERIESTEI; this is encoded by the exons ATGGCGAAGCTGGAGACACTGCCTGTGCGTGCTGACCCAGGGCGGGATCCTCTCCTGGCCTTTGCCCCTCGGCCCTCTGAGCTCGGACCCCCAGACCCTCGCCTGGCCATGGGCAGTGTGGGCAGTGGGGTGGCCCATGCCCAGGAGTTTGCCATGAAGAGTGTGGGCACCCgcacagggggtgggggcagccaggGCAGTTTCCCCGGCCCCCGCAGCAGTGGTGGTGGGGCGAGCAGGGAGAGGCCAGGCCGCTACCCCTCAGAAGACAAGGCTCTCGCCAACTCCCTCTACCTCAACGGCGAGCTGCGGGGCAGTGACCACACTGATGTCTGCGGCAATGTGGTGGGCAGCAGTGGTGGCAGTAGCAGCAGCGGTGGCAGTGACAAGGCCCCACCACAGTATCGTGAGCCCAGCCATCCGCCTAAGCTCCTGGCCACCTCTGGCAAGCTAGACCAG TGCTCAGAGCCGCTAGTTCGGCCTTCAGCCTTCAAGCCCGTTGTACCCAAGAACTTCCACTCCATGCAGAACTTGTGCCCCCCGCAAACCAATGGTACTCCTGAGGGGCGACAGGGTCCTGGTGGTCTCAAGGGCGGACTAGACAAGTCTCGGACCATGACCCcagcgggcgggggtgggggcggcctcTCAGACTCCGGCCGGAACTCACTCACAAGCCTGCCCACCTACAGCTCCAGCTATAGCCAGCACCTGGCGCCCCTCAGTGCCTCCACCAGCCACATCAACCGCATCGGCACTGCCAGCTACGGTGGTggcagcggcggcagcagcggtGGTGGCTCGGGCTACCAGGACCTGGGAACCTCCGACAGTGGGCGGGCCTCCAGCAAGAGTGGGTCGTCCTCCTCCATGGGTCGGCCAGGCCACCTGGGGTctggggagggtggaggtggaggcCTGCCCTTCGCGGCCTGCTCACCACCCTCGCCCAGTGCTCTGATCCAGGAGCTAGAGGAGCGGCTGtgggagaaggagcaggaggtgGCAGCCCTGCGGCGGAGCCTGGAACAGAGCGAGGCCGCGGTGGCCCAGGTGCTGGAGGAGCGGCAGAAGGCGTGGGAGCGCGAGCTGGCTGAGCTGCGGCAGGGCTGCAGTGGGAAGCTGCAGCAGGTGGCCCGCCGCGCCCAGCGCGCCCAGCAGGGCCTACAGCTGCAGGTGCTGCGACTGCAGCAGGACAAGAAGCAGCTGCAGGAGGAGGCAGCCCGGCTGATGCGGCAGCGGGAAGAGCTTGAGGACAAGGTGGCCGCCTGCCAGAAGGAGCAGGCTGACTTCCTGCCCCGGATGGAGGAAACTAAGTGGGAG GTGTGCCAGAAGGCAGGGGAGATCTCCCTCCTGAAGCAGCAGCTGAAGGACTCGCAGGCCGACGTGTCCCAGAAGCTGAGCGAGATCGTGGGGCTGCGCTCGCAGCTGCGGGAGGGCCGGGCCTCGCTGCGGGAGAAGGAGGAGCAGCTGCTCAGCCTGAGGGACTCCTTCGGCAGCAAACAGGCCAGCCTGGAGCTGGGTGAGGCCGAGCTGCCCGCGGCCTGCCTCAAACCTGCGCTGACCCCCGTGGACCCGGCGGAGCCCCAGGATGCCCTGGCCACGTGCGAGAGCGACGAGGCCAAGATGCGCCGGCAGGCCGGGGTGGCCGCCGCCGCCTCGTTGGTTTCCTTGGACGGGGAGGCGGATGCTGGCGGGGAGAGCGGGACGCGGGCCCTGCggcgggaggtggggaggctgcAGGCCGAGCTGGCGGCCGAGCGGCGAGCCCGGGAGCGCCAGGGAGCCAGCTTCGCGGAGGAGCGCCGCGTGTggctggaggagaaggagaaggtcaTCGAGTACCAGAAGCAGCTGCAGCTGAGTTACGTGGAGATGTACCAGCGCAACCAGCAGCTGGAGCGGCGGCTGCGGGAGCGCGGGGCTGCGGGGGGTGCCAGCACACCCACCCCGCAACACGGCGAGGAGAAGAAAGCCTGGACGCCCTCCCGCCTCGAGCGCATTGAGTCCACAGAaatctga
- the LZTS3 gene encoding leucine zipper putative tumor suppressor 3 isoform X2 produces the protein MAKLETLPVRADPGRDPLLAFAPRPSELGPPDPRLAMGSVGSGVAHAQEFAMKSVGTRTGGGGSQGSFPGPRSSGGGASRERPGRYPSEDKALANSLYLNGELRGSDHTDVCGNVVGSSGGSSSSGGSDKAPPQYREPSHPPKLLATSGKLDQCSEPLVRPSAFKPVVPKNFHSMQNLCPPQTNGTPEGRQGPGGLKGGLDKSRTMTPAGGGGGGLSDSGRNSLTSLPTYSSSYSQHLAPLSASTSHINRIGTASYGGGSGGSSGGGSGYQDLGTSDSGRASSKSGSSSSMGRPGHLGSGEGGGGGLPFAACSPPSPSALIQELEERLWEKEQEVAALRRSLEQSEAAVAQVLEERQKAWERELAELRQGCSGKLQQVARRAQRAQQGLQLQVLRLQQDKKQLQEEAARLMRQREELEDKVCQKAGEISLLKQQLKDSQADVSQKLSEIVGLRSQLREGRASLREKEEQLLSLRDSFGSKQASLELGEAELPAACLKPALTPVDPAEPQDALATCESDEAKMRRQAGVAAAASLVSLDGEADAGGESGTRALRREVGRLQAELAAERRARERQGASFAEERRVWLEEKEKVIEYQKQLQLSYVEMYQRNQQLERRLRERGAAGGASTPTPQHGEEKKAWTPSRLERIESTEI, from the exons ATGGCGAAGCTGGAGACACTGCCTGTGCGTGCTGACCCAGGGCGGGATCCTCTCCTGGCCTTTGCCCCTCGGCCCTCTGAGCTCGGACCCCCAGACCCTCGCCTGGCCATGGGCAGTGTGGGCAGTGGGGTGGCCCATGCCCAGGAGTTTGCCATGAAGAGTGTGGGCACCCgcacagggggtgggggcagccaggGCAGTTTCCCCGGCCCCCGCAGCAGTGGTGGTGGGGCGAGCAGGGAGAGGCCAGGCCGCTACCCCTCAGAAGACAAGGCTCTCGCCAACTCCCTCTACCTCAACGGCGAGCTGCGGGGCAGTGACCACACTGATGTCTGCGGCAATGTGGTGGGCAGCAGTGGTGGCAGTAGCAGCAGCGGTGGCAGTGACAAGGCCCCACCACAGTATCGTGAGCCCAGCCATCCGCCTAAGCTCCTGGCCACCTCTGGCAAGCTAGACCAG TGCTCAGAGCCGCTAGTTCGGCCTTCAGCCTTCAAGCCCGTTGTACCCAAGAACTTCCACTCCATGCAGAACTTGTGCCCCCCGCAAACCAATGGTACTCCTGAGGGGCGACAGGGTCCTGGTGGTCTCAAGGGCGGACTAGACAAGTCTCGGACCATGACCCcagcgggcgggggtgggggcggcctcTCAGACTCCGGCCGGAACTCACTCACAAGCCTGCCCACCTACAGCTCCAGCTATAGCCAGCACCTGGCGCCCCTCAGTGCCTCCACCAGCCACATCAACCGCATCGGCACTGCCAGCTACGGTGGTggcagcggcggcagcagcggtGGTGGCTCGGGCTACCAGGACCTGGGAACCTCCGACAGTGGGCGGGCCTCCAGCAAGAGTGGGTCGTCCTCCTCCATGGGTCGGCCAGGCCACCTGGGGTctggggagggtggaggtggaggcCTGCCCTTCGCGGCCTGCTCACCACCCTCGCCCAGTGCTCTGATCCAGGAGCTAGAGGAGCGGCTGtgggagaaggagcaggaggtgGCAGCCCTGCGGCGGAGCCTGGAACAGAGCGAGGCCGCGGTGGCCCAGGTGCTGGAGGAGCGGCAGAAGGCGTGGGAGCGCGAGCTGGCTGAGCTGCGGCAGGGCTGCAGTGGGAAGCTGCAGCAGGTGGCCCGCCGCGCCCAGCGCGCCCAGCAGGGCCTACAGCTGCAGGTGCTGCGACTGCAGCAGGACAAGAAGCAGCTGCAGGAGGAGGCAGCCCGGCTGATGCGGCAGCGGGAAGAGCTTGAGGACAAG GTGTGCCAGAAGGCAGGGGAGATCTCCCTCCTGAAGCAGCAGCTGAAGGACTCGCAGGCCGACGTGTCCCAGAAGCTGAGCGAGATCGTGGGGCTGCGCTCGCAGCTGCGGGAGGGCCGGGCCTCGCTGCGGGAGAAGGAGGAGCAGCTGCTCAGCCTGAGGGACTCCTTCGGCAGCAAACAGGCCAGCCTGGAGCTGGGTGAGGCCGAGCTGCCCGCGGCCTGCCTCAAACCTGCGCTGACCCCCGTGGACCCGGCGGAGCCCCAGGATGCCCTGGCCACGTGCGAGAGCGACGAGGCCAAGATGCGCCGGCAGGCCGGGGTGGCCGCCGCCGCCTCGTTGGTTTCCTTGGACGGGGAGGCGGATGCTGGCGGGGAGAGCGGGACGCGGGCCCTGCggcgggaggtggggaggctgcAGGCCGAGCTGGCGGCCGAGCGGCGAGCCCGGGAGCGCCAGGGAGCCAGCTTCGCGGAGGAGCGCCGCGTGTggctggaggagaaggagaaggtcaTCGAGTACCAGAAGCAGCTGCAGCTGAGTTACGTGGAGATGTACCAGCGCAACCAGCAGCTGGAGCGGCGGCTGCGGGAGCGCGGGGCTGCGGGGGGTGCCAGCACACCCACCCCGCAACACGGCGAGGAGAAGAAAGCCTGGACGCCCTCCCGCCTCGAGCGCATTGAGTCCACAGAaatctga
- the UBOX5 gene encoding RING finger protein 37 isoform X1 yields the protein MVINLCLPQFRPRIYCNKISADGYEVENLISEDLTKRSHGFRTEYFIKPPVYVIVSFPFSVEICRINIDLTAGGGQNVTGLEMYTSALSSRASWNAPECRTPGPAEPSIPDKEAFTLVGKVLLKNQSQVVFSHRGFKARPPFGPMDATLPSPAVVAQELWNKGAFSLSHVVHLKICITHVTGSGIPCIKRLEVWGQPAKTCSQEVIDSVLLVASESLPQDLTLQAPALPMESDCDPGSLSEGQQAPSSLQELAEVIQDVPEEFLDPITLEIMPCPMLLPSGKVIDQSTLEKCNRSEAAWGRVPSDPFTGVAFTPHSQPLPHPSLKARIDHFLLQHSIPGCHLLGRAQTALAVTPSSIALPSRKRKMEQTEHAPDSSLGVNASCFSTTSLLVSPTTSEHTAKKMKAASELGLTHMDCSTGPVSHEQKLSQSLEVALTSTLGSMPSFTARLTRGQLQQLGTRESSASWRPGAASEQPGSIPGPECASCKRAFSPYFKKEPVYQLPCGHLLCRPCLGEKQRSLPMTCTACQRPFASQDVLRVHF from the exons ATGGTCATAAATCTTTGCCTCCCACAGTTCAGACCAAGAATTTACTGCAACAAG ATATCAGCTGATGGTTATGAAGTAGAAAATCTCATCTCTGAAGACCTGACAAAGAGAAGTCATGGTTTTAGGACAGAGTATTTCATTAAGCCACCGGTCTACGTGATAGTTTCCTTTCCCTTCAGTGTGGAAATCTGTAGGATTAACATAGACCTCACAGCTGGGGGAGGCCAGAATGTCACCGGCCTGGAAATGTACACATCTGCCTTATCCAGCAGAGCATCTTGGAATGCCCCCGAGTGTCGGACCCCGGGCCCCGCCGAGCCGTCCATCCCAGACAAGGAGGCGTTCACCTTAGTAGGCAAAGTCTTATTGAAAAACCAGAGCCAAGTGGTGTTTAGTCACAGGGGCTTCAAGGCCAGGCCACCTTTTGGCCCAATGGACGCCACACTCCCCTCTCCTGCTGTTGTGGCACAGGAGCTGTGGAATAAAGGGGCTTTTTCCCTTAGCCACGTGGTCCATCTCAAGATCTGTATCACCCACGTGACAGGCAGCGGTATCCCTTGCATCAAACGATTGGAAGTGTGGGGTCAGCCAGCTAAAACCTGCTCTCAGGAGGTGATAGACAGTGTCCTGCTGGTTGCCTCAGAGAGCCTCCCTCAGGACTTGACTCTGCAGGCCCCAGCCTTGCCCATGGAGAGTGACTGTGATCCCGGAAGCCTGTCTGAGGGCCAGCAGGCCCCCTCCAGCCTGCAGGAGCTAGCCGAGGTGATTCAGGATGTGCCTGAGGAGTTCCTGGATCCCATCACCCTGGAGATCATGCCTTGCCCCATGCTGCTGCCTTCAGGCAAGGTCATCGACCAGAGCACGCTGGAAAAGTGTAACCGCAGCGAAGCCGCCTGGGGCCGAGTGCCCAGTGACCCTTTCACGGGGGTAGCCTTTACTCCAcactcccagcccctgcctcacccctccctgaAGGCCCGGATCGACCATTTCCTGCTCCAGCACTCCATTCCGGGCTGCCATCTGCTTGGGAGAGCACAGACTGCGTTGGCAGTGACACCTTCTTCCATTGCTCTGCCCTCTCGGAAAAGGAAGATGGAGCAGACTGAACATGCCCCGGACAGTAGCCTTGGGGTAAACGCTTCCTGTTTTTCTACCACAAGCCTTCTGGTCTCACCCACTACCTCAGAGCACACCgctaagaaaatgaaagctgCCAGTGAACTTGGGCTGACACATATGGACTGCTCAACAG GTCCCGTGTCCCACGAGCAGAAGCTGTCACAGAGCTTGGAAGTTGCCTTGACATCGACTCTTGGCTCCATGCCCTCCTTCACGGCTCGGCTGACCCGGGGACAGCTCCAACAGCTCGGCACAAGAGAGAGCAGCGCCTCCTGGAGGCCAGGCGCCGCCTCGG AGCAGCCTGGGAGCATCCCGGGGCCCGAATGTGCCTCCTGCAAAAGAGCGTTTTCTCCCTACTTCAAAAAGGAGCCTGTGTACCAGCTCCCCTGTGGCCACCTCCTATGCCGGCCCTGCCTGGGTGAGAAGCAGCGCTCCCTGCCCATGACGTGCACAGCCTGCCAGAGGCCATTTGCCAGCCAGGACGTGCTGCGTGTCCACTTCTGA